A genomic segment from Lignipirellula cremea encodes:
- a CDS encoding tetratricopeptide repeat protein → MSSRPVDSKKPDPSATRAPASRWLLLAHIALLTAAIAAVYCQACNGPFLFDDLGSIVRPAQNGQLAERLPIPFYQGGTRAVGEFTFYANYYLSGLNPYPFHLTNVVIHWLTALVLYDLVRRTLLLPKFEERFVGRAAWMAFCVALLWAVHPLQTQGVTYIVQRLESLMALCYLLTLYCLLRAHDSTWRLAWWAGAGFAFAMGLGSKEVIVTVPLAAILYDRVFLTPTWKGLARRWLWVAPFGIAGAGVLLWRVGVHAATVQEIGFQEGGLTWWEYLRSQPGVLLHYMRLLVLPVGQCVDYGWPVAQGASFVLPGLAIVGLLAATAWLLPRHPPVGFLLAMFFLVLAPTSSFIPIRDLAFEHRMYLPAAFLLALLVLAGFVAAARWQASSRLALWVPVAVCMVVAVVLGVVAFERNKVYDSELGFWRDVTEKAPGNSRGWVNYGMELNQINEVEPAIFALQQALGDDLSEQALLDDRERPTALRNLAVVYSKLPVSDPRRNQAVELADKALAIGPFDPASIRARGYVALRLGDAEDALSYLARAVKRRPWDHIYRENYGAALLAANQPGQAIAQFQEALSLDASLAAAQAGLDLAYIQQGEQLLSQRKFDEAATVYSEMLKHDPQNASAHAGLARALSGMGRPKDAAQEAERAAELQPNNADIQFTLGQTRARSGDFDLAIDAFRESARLKPTEEALANLASATAASGDTTGALAVYQEALASHPDSVSLHYSLAMFYVQTDPRQAGPYFQRTVELQPKHLLAHYYYGELLAQQEQYPAAVEQLNKVLELNPDFKPARDKLAYLKSLQ, encoded by the coding sequence ATGAGCAGCCGTCCTGTCGATTCTAAGAAGCCCGATCCCTCCGCAACCCGTGCTCCAGCCAGCCGCTGGCTCCTGCTTGCGCACATCGCCCTGTTGACGGCGGCAATTGCGGCTGTTTACTGTCAGGCATGCAACGGACCGTTCCTGTTCGACGACCTGGGGTCGATCGTGCGGCCGGCCCAGAATGGGCAGCTGGCGGAGCGACTGCCCATTCCGTTTTACCAGGGCGGCACGCGGGCAGTCGGCGAGTTCACCTTCTACGCCAACTATTACCTGTCGGGCCTTAATCCGTATCCGTTTCATCTCACCAACGTCGTCATTCACTGGCTGACCGCGCTGGTGCTGTACGATCTGGTCCGTCGGACGCTGCTGCTGCCCAAGTTTGAAGAGCGGTTCGTCGGTCGGGCGGCCTGGATGGCGTTCTGTGTCGCCCTGCTGTGGGCCGTGCATCCGCTGCAGACCCAGGGGGTGACGTATATCGTGCAGCGGCTCGAATCGCTGATGGCCCTGTGCTATCTGCTCACGCTGTACTGTCTGTTGAGGGCGCACGATTCGACCTGGCGGCTGGCCTGGTGGGCGGGGGCCGGCTTTGCTTTCGCCATGGGGCTGGGCTCGAAAGAAGTCATCGTCACCGTGCCTCTGGCGGCGATCCTGTACGACCGCGTCTTCCTGACGCCCACCTGGAAAGGGCTGGCCCGGAGATGGCTCTGGGTCGCTCCGTTCGGGATTGCTGGAGCCGGCGTACTGCTGTGGCGCGTTGGCGTCCATGCGGCGACGGTCCAGGAGATCGGCTTTCAAGAAGGGGGCCTTACCTGGTGGGAATATCTGCGATCGCAACCGGGCGTGTTGCTGCATTACATGCGGCTGTTGGTGCTGCCGGTGGGGCAATGTGTCGATTACGGCTGGCCCGTCGCGCAGGGAGCAAGCTTTGTGCTGCCCGGCCTGGCGATTGTAGGACTGCTGGCGGCGACGGCCTGGCTGCTGCCGCGGCATCCGCCGGTCGGGTTCCTGCTGGCGATGTTCTTTCTGGTTCTGGCGCCGACTTCCAGCTTCATTCCGATCCGCGACCTGGCGTTTGAACATCGCATGTACTTGCCGGCCGCATTTCTTCTGGCGCTGCTGGTGCTGGCCGGTTTTGTAGCGGCCGCTCGCTGGCAGGCGTCCTCGCGATTGGCCCTGTGGGTTCCCGTCGCGGTTTGTATGGTGGTGGCCGTTGTCCTGGGAGTTGTCGCTTTTGAGCGGAACAAAGTTTACGATTCCGAGCTTGGCTTCTGGCGCGATGTGACCGAAAAGGCGCCCGGCAATTCCCGCGGCTGGGTGAACTACGGGATGGAGCTGAACCAGATCAACGAGGTGGAGCCGGCCATCTTTGCACTGCAACAGGCCCTAGGCGACGACCTGAGCGAACAGGCCCTGCTGGACGACCGCGAACGGCCGACCGCCCTGCGGAACCTGGCGGTCGTTTATTCCAAACTCCCCGTCTCCGATCCGCGCCGGAACCAGGCGGTGGAACTGGCCGACAAAGCGCTGGCCATTGGCCCGTTCGATCCCGCCAGTATCAGGGCTCGCGGTTATGTGGCGCTGCGACTGGGCGACGCGGAAGACGCCCTGTCGTATCTGGCGCGGGCCGTCAAAAGGCGTCCGTGGGATCACATCTATCGCGAGAACTACGGCGCCGCGTTGCTGGCGGCGAACCAGCCTGGCCAGGCGATTGCCCAATTCCAGGAAGCGCTGAGCCTTGACGCCAGCCTGGCCGCCGCCCAGGCCGGTCTTGACCTGGCGTACATTCAACAGGGAGAGCAGTTGCTCTCGCAGCGGAAGTTTGACGAGGCGGCTACCGTCTATTCCGAAATGCTCAAACACGATCCGCAGAACGCCAGCGCCCACGCGGGTCTGGCCCGGGCGTTGTCCGGCATGGGACGCCCCAAAGACGCCGCCCAGGAGGCGGAAAGAGCCGCCGAACTGCAGCCGAACAACGCCGACATCCAGTTCACCCTGGGCCAGACCCGCGCCCGATCCGGCGATTTTGACCTGGCGATCGATGCGTTCCGTGAATCGGCCCGCCTGAAACCGACCGAGGAAGCGCTCGCCAACCTGGCCAGCGCCACGGCGGCCAGCGGCGATACGACCGGCGCCCTGGCCGTTTACCAGGAAGCGCTGGCCAGCCACCCCGACAGCGTCAGCCTGCACTATTCGCTGGCGATGTTTTACGTGCAAACAGATCCCCGCCAGGCAGGGCCGTACTTCCAGCGCACCGTCGAACTGCAGCCCAAGCACCTGCTCGCCCACTACTACTACGGAGAACTGCTGGCCCAGCAGGAACAGTATCCGGCCGCCGTGGAACAGCTCAACAAGGTGCTGGAGCTGAATCCGGATTTCAAACCCGCCCGCGACAAACTGGCTTACCTGAAGAGCCTGCAGTAA
- the ftsY gene encoding signal recognition particle-docking protein FtsY — translation MGIFNRIKQILVTDVRDLFKQEGRLVDDDFLRDLFAILVKTDMGAGPARKIRDRIGTDFRARKVHMPDILKVIREQISEIMDQPEEPIKFVENGPTVIMVVGVNGSGKTTSIAKLTNLFVKSGKSVVLGAADTFRAAAVEQLSIWSERLGVEIVKGEHGADPASVAFRAVAKAIETNADICIVDTAGRLQTQVNLMRELEKIRRVMTRQIPEAPHEVLLVLDATAGQNGLSQAQGFSEAAGCTGIVLTKLDGSAKGGVAIPIREQFKLPVKYVGLGEKAEDMVLFNVHDYVEALLSEDK, via the coding sequence ATGGGCATTTTTAATCGCATCAAACAGATTCTCGTCACGGATGTGCGCGATCTTTTCAAACAGGAAGGCCGCCTGGTCGACGACGATTTCCTGCGGGACCTGTTTGCGATCCTGGTGAAAACCGACATGGGCGCTGGCCCGGCCCGCAAGATCCGCGACCGGATCGGCACGGATTTCCGCGCCCGCAAGGTGCACATGCCCGACATTCTGAAAGTGATCCGCGAACAGATTTCCGAGATCATGGACCAGCCCGAGGAGCCGATTAAATTTGTCGAAAACGGCCCCACGGTGATCATGGTGGTCGGCGTGAACGGCTCGGGAAAAACGACTTCCATCGCCAAGCTGACCAACCTGTTCGTCAAGTCGGGCAAGTCGGTCGTGCTGGGCGCGGCCGATACGTTCCGCGCCGCTGCGGTCGAGCAGCTCTCCATCTGGTCGGAACGACTGGGCGTGGAGATCGTCAAAGGCGAACACGGCGCCGACCCGGCCAGCGTCGCCTTCCGCGCGGTCGCCAAGGCGATTGAGACCAACGCCGATATCTGCATCGTCGATACGGCCGGGCGACTGCAGACCCAGGTCAACCTGATGCGCGAGCTGGAAAAAATTCGCCGCGTGATGACCCGCCAGATCCCCGAAGCCCCGCACGAAGTCCTGCTGGTCCTGGACGCCACCGCCGGCCAGAACGGCCTCAGCCAGGCGCAAGGTTTCTCCGAAGCCGCCGGCTGCACCGGGATCGTCCTGACCAAACTCGACGGCTCCGCCAAAGGCGGCGTCGCCATTCCGATCCGCGAACAATTCAAACTGCCCGTCAAGTACGTCGGCCTGGGCGAGAAAGCCGAGGACATGGTGCTTTTCAACGTGCATGACTACGTCGAAGCCCTGCTGAGCGAAGACAAGTAA
- the nusB gene encoding transcription antitermination factor NusB, with protein sequence MSRRSRAREVVLQLLYQDDLNPSRLLADDMEFLRARLRDNLELIGFAQSLLRGVRRNREELDEMLAERAQNWSLSRMAATDRNVLRLGAFEILYTETPDRVAINEAVELAKRYGARQSAQFVNGVLDRFIDKDPS encoded by the coding sequence ATGTCCCGCCGCAGCCGTGCCCGTGAAGTTGTTTTGCAACTCCTCTACCAGGACGACCTCAATCCCTCGCGGCTGCTGGCCGACGACATGGAATTCCTCCGCGCCCGCCTGCGCGATAACCTGGAGCTGATCGGTTTTGCCCAATCGCTGCTCCGCGGCGTCCGGCGGAATCGCGAAGAGCTCGACGAAATGCTGGCGGAACGGGCCCAGAACTGGAGCCTGAGCCGCATGGCGGCGACCGACCGTAACGTGCTGCGGCTGGGGGCTTTTGAAATTCTATATACGGAAACGCCGGATCGGGTCGCCATTAACGAGGCGGTCGAGCTGGCCAAACGTTATGGCGCCCGGCAGTCAGCCCAGTTTGTCAACGGCGTGCTGGACCGCTTTATCGACAAGGACCCTTCCTGA
- a CDS encoding sensor domain-containing diguanylate cyclase has translation MNGSSILHQFVEQAQHLYSLPAVAVEVLALTQQESVDLQSLKTALEKDPALTAKILRVVNSSLFGLSRQVGDLKQALAMLGVKPLKLLVLGFSLPPQIFSGLEESTLEHYWRRSLTKAIACRDIYEKIWKGSGDEAFIAGLLQGIGMLVLIQDLGESYATFWEKVRADGGDLLSLEVLSLGFDHQVLSARLLESWQLPATLVAAVGARSESLSILALGDPALRLPLTLHLAELLTAVLVDRRMGAFPELEYAIASYDRLALTEMEGIVAGLEEKVDQLAEVLTVRLSNGCSYIEVLSQAQQALTDAASDQAQETAVLKELAQLQHEVQSNVAKVRQMRSAPPAAPVSPACPLSELPSEQSILGRLEAAVVRSRQEREPLSVLLFQIDRFDDLVLRFGLAATKRTVSLLTTELGRLADMEVIHEGDGRYLLLANDYDRPEAVALGRRLTQGVCQWASPRGGAILTVSCGLACVTAPPRNFPAQDLLESAERCLYGAQAAGGNTVKSIEIF, from the coding sequence ATGAACGGTTCCAGCATCCTTCACCAGTTTGTCGAACAGGCGCAGCACCTATACTCGCTGCCGGCCGTCGCGGTGGAAGTTCTGGCGCTGACCCAGCAGGAATCGGTCGATCTGCAGTCGCTTAAAACTGCTTTGGAAAAAGATCCGGCCCTGACCGCCAAAATCCTGCGCGTCGTCAACAGCTCGCTATTCGGCCTGTCGCGTCAGGTGGGCGATCTGAAACAGGCGCTGGCGATGCTGGGCGTCAAACCGCTCAAGCTGCTGGTCTTGGGATTCAGCCTGCCGCCGCAGATTTTTTCCGGGCTGGAAGAATCCACGCTGGAGCACTACTGGCGGCGTTCGCTGACCAAGGCGATCGCCTGCCGGGATATCTACGAGAAAATCTGGAAAGGATCCGGCGACGAAGCATTTATCGCCGGACTGTTGCAGGGAATCGGCATGCTGGTGCTGATCCAGGACCTGGGCGAATCGTACGCGACCTTCTGGGAGAAAGTCCGCGCCGACGGCGGGGATCTTCTTTCCCTGGAAGTCCTGTCCCTGGGATTCGACCACCAGGTGTTAAGCGCCCGCCTGCTGGAAAGCTGGCAGTTGCCCGCGACCCTGGTGGCCGCGGTGGGGGCGCGCAGCGAATCGCTCAGTATTCTGGCGCTGGGCGATCCGGCGTTGCGTTTGCCGCTGACCCTGCATCTGGCGGAGCTGCTGACGGCCGTGCTGGTGGATCGCCGAATGGGGGCTTTTCCCGAACTGGAGTACGCGATCGCCTCTTACGATCGTCTTGCGCTGACCGAGATGGAAGGGATCGTCGCCGGACTGGAAGAGAAAGTCGACCAGCTGGCCGAGGTGTTGACCGTGCGCTTAAGCAACGGCTGCAGCTATATCGAAGTGCTCAGCCAGGCGCAGCAAGCGCTCACCGATGCGGCCTCCGATCAGGCCCAGGAAACGGCCGTGCTGAAAGAGCTGGCGCAGCTGCAGCACGAAGTGCAGTCCAATGTGGCGAAAGTCAGGCAGATGCGTTCCGCGCCGCCGGCGGCCCCTGTTTCGCCCGCCTGCCCGCTGTCGGAGCTGCCCAGTGAGCAAAGTATTCTCGGACGACTGGAAGCGGCCGTGGTCCGTTCCCGCCAGGAACGCGAACCGCTCAGCGTGCTGCTCTTCCAGATCGACCGGTTTGATGATCTGGTGCTGCGTTTCGGCCTGGCGGCGACCAAACGGACGGTCTCCCTGCTGACGACGGAATTAGGGCGGCTGGCCGATATGGAAGTCATCCACGAAGGGGACGGCCGCTACCTGTTATTGGCGAATGACTACGACCGACCCGAGGCGGTGGCACTGGGCCGCCGACTGACCCAGGGCGTCTGCCAGTGGGCGTCGCCCCGTGGCGGAGCGATTCTCACCGTGAGCTGCGGGCTCGCCTGCGTCACAGCCCCGCCGCGCAATTTTCCGGCGCAGGATCTTCTGGAATCGGCCGAGCGCTGTCTTTACGGAGCCCAGGCAGCGGGCGGCAATACGGTGAAAAGCATCGAGATTTTCTAG
- a CDS encoding ATP-binding protein → MFLSRHPTIASRLVLVMSLSTGAAIAFSCVAFLWSEMGMIRAHKVRETETVARQLAVGVARDISEQDLAAAAAQLQRLVEQPSISYACLYSADGLKIAEFQPGREPEFVPPQRPQQGRRIEDSHVEVTQPVNHSGQHLGHVFVRSTTTDSQHRAYRFGAIAAVVMIASLCVATMLTFGLQRWIAHPLVALAELAQRISEEGDLALRVGGGNTTDEIGLLRAQFDRMLERIQQGDKAIRSAQSRLEERVTQRTRELMEVNDKLMLEMKRRDELSTKLIDVSRTAGMAEVANGVLHNVGNVLNSVTVSASLIRETVRCSEARDLVLVLNMIQQHRDDLHHYFTDDERGRLLPDYLARASAILEQERTSLQQRTEELCKNVEHIRDVIATQQSYTGLSGVMESVAIAELIEDAVQINASSINKRNIQIQRDFAVTPTLVVDKRKVLQILVNLIKNAVHAVEEVKEGRIRLELSLKGEWAQIRVVDNGVGIAAGNLDRIFQHGFTTRRDGHGLGLHSGAIAAKEHGWSIAVESPGPGLGATFTLSLPRRSEASRPGSTTTPPPRRPLLTK, encoded by the coding sequence GTGTTTCTCTCTCGCCACCCTACCATCGCCAGTCGCCTGGTTCTTGTGATGTCGCTCTCGACCGGGGCGGCGATTGCTTTTTCGTGCGTCGCCTTTCTGTGGAGCGAGATGGGCATGATCCGCGCGCATAAAGTGCGCGAAACAGAGACGGTGGCCCGGCAGCTGGCCGTTGGCGTTGCCAGGGATATCAGCGAGCAGGATCTGGCCGCGGCCGCCGCCCAGCTGCAGCGACTGGTCGAACAGCCGTCGATCTCGTACGCCTGCCTTTACAGCGCGGACGGCCTCAAAATCGCCGAGTTCCAGCCCGGCCGGGAACCCGAGTTTGTTCCGCCGCAGCGGCCCCAGCAGGGGCGACGAATCGAAGATTCGCATGTGGAAGTCACGCAGCCAGTGAACCATTCCGGCCAGCATCTGGGCCATGTGTTCGTCAGGTCGACAACCACCGACAGCCAGCATCGGGCGTATCGCTTTGGCGCGATTGCCGCGGTGGTGATGATTGCCTCGCTGTGCGTGGCGACCATGTTGACCTTTGGCCTGCAACGCTGGATCGCCCATCCGCTGGTGGCTCTGGCGGAACTGGCCCAGCGAATTTCGGAAGAAGGCGACCTTGCGCTGCGTGTCGGCGGCGGCAATACGACCGACGAAATCGGCCTGCTGCGAGCCCAGTTCGATCGCATGCTGGAGCGGATCCAGCAGGGGGACAAGGCCATTCGCAGTGCGCAATCCCGACTGGAAGAACGGGTCACGCAGCGTACGCGGGAGTTGATGGAAGTGAACGACAAGCTGATGCTGGAAATGAAGCGTCGCGACGAACTGTCGACAAAACTGATCGACGTTTCCCGCACCGCCGGCATGGCGGAGGTCGCCAACGGCGTGCTGCATAATGTGGGGAACGTACTCAACAGCGTCACCGTGTCGGCGTCGCTGATTCGGGAAACGGTCCGCTGCAGCGAAGCCCGGGACCTGGTCCTGGTGCTGAACATGATCCAGCAACACCGGGACGACCTGCATCACTATTTCACCGACGACGAACGCGGCCGCCTGCTGCCCGACTACCTGGCCAGGGCGTCCGCCATCCTGGAACAAGAGCGGACCTCCCTGCAGCAGCGGACCGAAGAATTGTGCAAAAACGTGGAGCACATTCGCGATGTGATCGCCACCCAGCAGTCGTACACCGGACTCTCCGGCGTGATGGAAAGCGTGGCGATCGCGGAGCTGATCGAAGACGCGGTGCAGATCAATGCGTCGTCGATCAACAAGCGGAACATCCAGATCCAGCGCGACTTCGCCGTCACGCCGACCCTGGTCGTCGACAAGCGGAAGGTCCTGCAGATCCTGGTGAATCTCATCAAAAACGCCGTGCATGCCGTCGAAGAGGTCAAAGAGGGACGCATCAGGCTAGAGCTTTCCCTGAAGGGGGAATGGGCCCAAATCCGCGTCGTCGACAACGGGGTGGGGATTGCGGCCGGGAATCTTGACCGGATTTTCCAGCACGGATTCACCACCCGGCGGGACGGGCACGGCCTGGGGCTCCACAGCGGTGCGATCGCCGCCAAAGAACACGGCTGGTCAATTGCCGTCGAAAGCCCTGGCCCAGGTCTGGGGGCCACGTTCACCCTGTCGCTGCCTCGTCGCTCGGAAGCTTCCCGCCCGGGGTCGACGACCACGCCGCCTCCCCGGCGGCCTCTTTTGACGAAATAG
- a CDS encoding NAD(P)-dependent oxidoreductase, which yields MKVLIADKLSSQTVDELTALGAQVEVRPDLTPETLPAAVADAQVLIVRSTRVDAAVLEAAPRLGLVIRAGAGVNTIDLKTASARGVYVANCPGKNTAAVAELALGLLIAADRGIAKATFALQQGSWQKKAFGDARGLKGRTLGILGWGAIGQALGQRAQALEMNLVVWSRSLTDETAEQAGVERAADPLELAARSDAVSVHLAFTPQTKHLVDAAFLAAMPDGAILVNTSRGELIDTEALLAAIRQKSLKVGLDVFEDEPAGGAADFSQTQLAQAIVCTPHIGASTDEAADAIAAEVVRIVRSFRDRGRPPEAVNLCARSPATHHLTVRHFNRVGVLAGVMDGLRAEGVNVEEMENVVFEGALAACCTLRLDQSPSPALLEQLAADASILDVQLEADAGPA from the coding sequence ATGAAGGTGCTAATCGCCGACAAGCTGTCTTCGCAAACGGTCGACGAACTGACCGCGCTGGGCGCCCAAGTGGAGGTGCGTCCCGACCTGACGCCGGAAACCCTGCCGGCTGCGGTGGCCGACGCCCAGGTGTTAATCGTTCGTTCTACGCGGGTCGATGCCGCCGTTCTGGAAGCGGCGCCGCGCCTCGGCCTGGTGATCCGTGCGGGGGCCGGCGTCAACACGATCGACCTGAAAACGGCCAGCGCCCGGGGCGTGTACGTGGCCAACTGCCCCGGCAAGAATACGGCGGCCGTGGCGGAACTGGCCCTTGGCTTGTTGATCGCCGCCGATCGCGGCATCGCCAAAGCGACGTTCGCCCTGCAGCAGGGGTCCTGGCAAAAGAAAGCCTTCGGCGACGCCCGCGGTCTCAAAGGCCGCACGCTGGGGATTCTCGGCTGGGGAGCGATCGGCCAGGCGCTGGGTCAACGGGCCCAGGCCCTGGAAATGAACCTGGTCGTCTGGAGCCGCAGTCTCACCGACGAGACGGCCGAACAGGCTGGCGTCGAAAGGGCGGCCGATCCGCTGGAGCTGGCGGCCCGATCCGATGCGGTCAGCGTGCACCTGGCGTTCACGCCCCAGACGAAGCATCTGGTCGACGCTGCTTTCCTGGCCGCCATGCCCGACGGCGCCATTCTGGTGAATACGTCCCGCGGGGAACTGATCGACACGGAGGCGTTGCTGGCGGCCATCCGGCAGAAGTCGCTGAAAGTCGGGCTCGACGTTTTTGAGGACGAACCGGCCGGCGGCGCCGCCGACTTCTCCCAGACGCAACTGGCCCAGGCGATCGTCTGCACCCCGCATATCGGCGCTTCGACCGACGAAGCGGCCGACGCCATCGCCGCCGAAGTCGTGCGGATCGTGCGCAGCTTTCGCGACCGCGGACGTCCGCCCGAGGCGGTCAATTTGTGCGCGCGTTCGCCCGCGACGCACCATTTGACGGTGCGGCATTTCAACCGCGTGGGCGTGCTAGCCGGCGTGATGGACGGCCTGCGGGCCGAAGGGGTGAATGTAGAAGAAATGGAGAACGTGGTGTTTGAAGGGGCGCTCGCCGCCTGCTGCACGCTGCGTCTGGACCAGTCGCCCAGCCCGGCCCTGCTGGAGCAGTTGGCCGCTGACGCCAGCATTCTCGACGTGCAGCTGGAAGCCGACGCCGGCCCGGCATGA
- a CDS encoding PH domain-containing protein — MNCNACGAKLPPDAAFCQRCGAKVGAAPQAGPKSPLGNPRDVSDDEEVQLWEGGYSGKSMVGSWVIAVLATIGAGVGSAFIPDFKLLPQTWMAIAGVVLLMWVGLGLQLAYRKMSVHYELTTQRFIHKKGLLSRVTNRIEVIDIDDVALKQGMVERMLNVGSIELISSDQSDPRLQLDGVADVQHVFDVIDDARRKERRRRGLHIEAI, encoded by the coding sequence ATGAATTGCAATGCTTGCGGCGCCAAACTGCCGCCCGATGCCGCTTTTTGTCAAAGGTGCGGCGCCAAAGTAGGAGCCGCCCCTCAAGCCGGCCCGAAGTCCCCCCTGGGCAATCCGCGGGATGTGTCCGATGACGAGGAAGTCCAGCTGTGGGAAGGCGGATACTCGGGCAAGTCGATGGTCGGATCCTGGGTGATCGCCGTGCTGGCGACGATTGGCGCCGGAGTGGGGAGCGCCTTTATTCCCGACTTCAAACTGTTGCCGCAAACCTGGATGGCGATCGCCGGCGTTGTGCTGTTGATGTGGGTCGGGCTAGGCCTGCAGCTGGCCTATCGCAAGATGTCGGTGCACTATGAACTGACGACCCAGCGGTTCATTCACAAAAAAGGCTTGCTCTCACGGGTGACCAACCGTATCGAAGTGATCGACATCGACGACGTCGCCCTGAAGCAGGGCATGGTGGAGCGGATGCTGAACGTGGGCTCGATCGAGTTGATCTCCAGCGATCAGTCCGACCCCCGGCTGCAGCTCGACGGCGTGGCCGACGTCCAGCATGTGTTTGACGTTATCGACGACGCCCGCCGCAAGGAACGCCGTCGCCGAGGGCTGCATATCGAAGCCATTTAA
- a CDS encoding PRC-barrel domain-containing protein produces MSISTWIRLHGFRSAAFAGLMLPVASGVALAEEKDPTANKPALELKAGEPRLALHIGSSERDFGPVTRATTLLGRHVMDTQGKLIGSVEDVAIDLEEGRGALLLLQIPGDKKGRRQVAAPWSAVSNSGEMLQLRVDRTLLEKAPSLQAGDTEKTQNRLWGAAVFEFFDVEPYWSDRTGASPWGPDSEFSKAFAAGERSKIQGEVKRINYLRPAPAATPSVQVVVATADGDKVAHMGPLSYLSRRNFTFNQGEKVTIDGVASKVGDAELFIASSVQGKMGSIDLRNAQGVGAWSDWSEAADQYQFALLTNLQGKVIVDADGKPVGEVVDLALLERDGRIAYAGARFEDKRDHLHAIPLSAFVASPGSETWRLEVDEKVIENTPTFAPEDWPTQIDRAWVEYVHVRYGKPLFGGAVSERDEELRKKEASK; encoded by the coding sequence ATGTCCATCTCTACTTGGATTCGTTTACACGGTTTTCGATCCGCCGCCTTCGCGGGGTTGATGCTGCCTGTCGCTAGCGGAGTCGCGCTGGCGGAGGAAAAAGATCCGACTGCCAACAAGCCAGCGCTGGAATTGAAAGCAGGCGAGCCACGCCTGGCTCTGCACATTGGCTCCAGCGAGCGGGATTTTGGTCCCGTCACCCGGGCCACCACGCTGCTTGGTCGGCATGTGATGGATACGCAGGGGAAGTTGATCGGATCGGTCGAAGATGTGGCGATTGATCTCGAAGAGGGCCGCGGGGCGCTGCTCCTGCTGCAGATTCCGGGCGATAAGAAGGGACGCCGCCAGGTGGCCGCGCCGTGGTCGGCCGTTTCCAACTCGGGCGAGATGCTGCAGTTACGCGTCGACCGCACGCTGCTGGAGAAGGCGCCTTCGCTGCAGGCCGGCGACACCGAGAAAACCCAGAACCGCTTGTGGGGCGCTGCCGTATTTGAATTCTTCGACGTGGAGCCTTACTGGAGCGACCGGACTGGCGCCTCTCCCTGGGGACCGGATTCGGAATTCTCCAAGGCCTTTGCCGCGGGCGAACGGTCGAAGATTCAGGGTGAAGTCAAGCGGATCAACTACCTCCGTCCGGCTCCTGCGGCCACTCCTTCGGTGCAGGTCGTGGTGGCCACCGCCGATGGCGATAAAGTCGCGCACATGGGGCCGCTAAGTTATCTTTCGCGCCGCAACTTCACCTTTAACCAGGGAGAAAAGGTAACCATCGACGGCGTGGCCAGCAAGGTCGGCGACGCCGAACTGTTCATCGCCTCCAGCGTACAGGGAAAGATGGGTTCGATCGATCTACGTAACGCCCAGGGCGTCGGAGCCTGGAGCGACTGGTCCGAAGCAGCCGACCAGTACCAGTTTGCCCTGCTGACCAATCTGCAGGGAAAGGTGATCGTCGACGCCGATGGGAAACCGGTTGGTGAAGTCGTGGACCTGGCGTTGCTGGAACGCGATGGACGCATTGCCTACGCCGGCGCCCGCTTCGAGGATAAACGGGACCATCTGCATGCGATTCCGCTGAGCGCCTTTGTCGCCTCGCCGGGCAGTGAAACCTGGCGCCTTGAGGTCGACGAAAAGGTGATCGAAAATACGCCGACGTTCGCCCCTGAAGACTGGCCCACGCAGATCGACCGGGCGTGGGTGGAGTACGTCCATGTGCGTTACGGCAAGCCGTTGTTCGGCGGCGCTGTGAGCGAACGGGACGAAGAACTGCGCAAGAAAGAAGCGAGCAAATAA